The following coding sequences lie in one Euhalothece natronophila Z-M001 genomic window:
- a CDS encoding S10 family peptidase, whose product MTNSEQSQADNQNYQPPEGAVTEGVFGNDLPYETRAQWTVLRKKEKPVAEIFHVAYLARNQSPQKRPITFAFNGGPGAAAAFLHLGAMGPHLAKFNEDGSAPPPPAELLENPYSWLPFTDLVFVDPVGTGFSRTIDHPKKSGSSEKASESSAVSNSKSSEDEGENREFYALKRDLDSLAEMMQRFLSENDRWRSPIFIAGESYGGFRVAKLAKLLQESYGIGLNGAILVSPALEFQSLDPSDYDILSWIDTFPSMAATAAFHGKSQTYTADLPRETVVTEAIKFANNDLVRLLIQGEGMPASERESILQSMANQLGLPLDLVTKAHGRITQPVFVRNLLRDQRQVCGLYDATIKATDPFPDREQFEGPDPTLFGIDRVFSRAVNVLLREVIGVKTDRTYHLLSLDINRSWQLDYDRHVLQSQIGATDDLRYGMALNPHMKVYISHGYYDLVTPFQASNRIVQQMKLDKTMAENLQVRQFGGGHMFYIWSESRSAFWQEMKDFYSRIGALSN is encoded by the coding sequence ATGACCAATTCAGAGCAATCACAAGCAGACAACCAAAACTATCAGCCTCCTGAGGGTGCGGTAACTGAGGGGGTTTTTGGCAACGATCTTCCCTACGAAACTAGAGCTCAATGGACGGTTTTACGCAAAAAGGAAAAACCTGTTGCAGAAATTTTCCACGTTGCTTATCTGGCCCGCAATCAATCCCCTCAAAAACGCCCCATAACATTTGCTTTTAATGGGGGTCCTGGAGCGGCAGCCGCTTTCTTACACTTGGGCGCAATGGGGCCTCATTTGGCAAAATTTAATGAAGATGGATCTGCTCCACCCCCTCCCGCAGAATTATTAGAAAATCCTTATAGCTGGCTACCATTTACTGATTTGGTTTTTGTTGATCCTGTAGGAACAGGGTTTAGTCGTACTATTGATCATCCTAAAAAATCAGGGAGTTCCGAAAAAGCCTCAGAAAGTAGTGCTGTTAGTAATAGCAAGTCTTCTGAAGATGAGGGAGAAAATCGTGAATTTTATGCCCTAAAACGGGATTTAGACTCCTTAGCTGAGATGATGCAACGGTTTTTATCAGAAAATGACCGTTGGAGAAGTCCTATTTTTATTGCTGGCGAGAGTTATGGAGGGTTTCGGGTTGCCAAGCTAGCGAAGTTACTTCAGGAAAGCTATGGCATTGGGCTAAATGGCGCAATTCTTGTGTCCCCTGCCTTAGAGTTCCAAAGTCTTGATCCCTCTGATTATGATATTCTCTCCTGGATAGATACTTTCCCGTCTATGGCAGCAACGGCAGCGTTTCATGGTAAGAGTCAAACTTATACGGCAGACTTGCCAAGAGAGACAGTAGTTACAGAGGCAATTAAATTTGCGAATAATGATCTGGTGCGCTTGCTAATTCAAGGGGAAGGGATGCCAGCATCGGAACGAGAGTCTATTTTACAGTCGATGGCAAATCAGTTAGGGTTACCCTTAGATTTAGTAACCAAGGCTCATGGACGGATCACCCAACCAGTTTTTGTACGGAACTTACTCCGTGATCAACGTCAAGTGTGTGGCCTTTATGATGCGACGATTAAGGCCACAGATCCTTTTCCTGATCGCGAACAATTTGAGGGGCCTGATCCGACTTTATTCGGCATTGATCGGGTTTTCAGTCGTGCTGTAAATGTTTTACTTCGAGAGGTAATTGGGGTGAAAACTGACCGAACTTATCATCTGCTGAGTCTTGATATTAACCGCAGTTGGCAGCTTGATTATGATCGTCATGTTTTGCAAAGTCAAATTGGAGCAACGGATGATTTACGGTATGGAATGGCTTTAAATCCTCACATGAAGGTTTATATTAGTCATGGTTATTATGACTTAGTGACTCCGTTTCAGGCTTCTAACCGTATTGTCCAACAGATGAAGCTTGATAAAACAATGGCAGAAAATTTACAAGTCAGACAGTTCGGTGGTGGTCATATGTTTTATATTTGGTCAGAGTCACGGAGCGCATTTTGGCAAGAAATGAAAGATTTTTATAGTCGCATAGGTGCTTTAAGTAATTAG
- a CDS encoding RNA recognition motif domain-containing protein, giving the protein MSVRLYVGNLPKDTVQQEELQEVFGEASNSFSIKVIKDRKTGTCRGFAFVTVPNDEVADEIIEKYNGQTFRENALKIEKALPRNKGKGEEDSSKPEKEESSQARNSRPNKQKNKEATSSNKRRGKSNKKSKQPATSTNSSSSGATQPDPRWADELAKLKEMLSAVEK; this is encoded by the coding sequence ATGTCTGTGCGCCTATATGTAGGAAATTTACCAAAGGATACAGTACAACAAGAAGAATTGCAAGAAGTTTTTGGCGAAGCTAGCAATTCCTTCTCCATTAAAGTTATTAAGGATCGTAAAACAGGAACCTGTCGTGGCTTTGCTTTTGTAACAGTCCCCAATGATGAGGTGGCTGATGAAATTATTGAAAAATATAATGGTCAAACTTTCAGAGAAAATGCTTTAAAAATTGAAAAAGCATTACCTCGTAACAAAGGAAAAGGTGAGGAAGATAGTTCTAAGCCAGAAAAAGAAGAGTCTTCTCAAGCCCGCAATTCTCGCCCGAATAAACAGAAAAACAAAGAAGCGACCTCTAGTAATAAACGACGAGGCAAAAGTAATAAAAAATCCAAGCAACCTGCCACTAGTACCAATAGCAGTAGCAGCGGTGCAACTCAGCCTGATCCACGATGGGCAGATGAATTAGCTAAACTGAAAGAAATGCTCAGTGCGGTGGAAAAATAG
- a CDS encoding DUF4258 domain-containing protein: MSKFLRQIRELIKASEVRISEHGYEELTEDNLTVEEIVTGIEEAVIVEEYRDYPKGRCILVLQQDQLGKAIHVVWGIPKGYEKPAVLITAYRPSLEKWDESFLRRR, encoded by the coding sequence TTGAGTAAATTCCTTAGACAAATACGTGAGTTGATCAAAGCTAGTGAAGTTCGGATTTCTGAACATGGCTATGAAGAACTAACAGAGGATAACTTAACAGTAGAAGAAATCGTTACAGGTATAGAAGAAGCCGTTATTGTGGAAGAGTACCGAGATTATCCCAAGGGAAGATGTATTTTAGTATTGCAACAAGACCAACTCGGAAAAGCTATCCATGTAGTATGGGGCATTCCTAAAGGTTACGAGAAACCAGCAGTTTTAATCACTGCATATAGACCCAGTTTAGAAAAATGGGATGAGAGTTTTCTAAGGAGACGGTAA
- the glpD gene encoding glycerol-3-phosphate dehydrogenase has protein sequence MRDFQNIANTNYDLIIIGGGVNGAATARDAALRGLKTILLEKSDYASGTSSWSTRLIHGGLRYLEYFEFSLVRESLREREILLRTAPHLVKPLMLTVPVYGDRSRPYWKIQAGMFLYDIFSYDKTLPSHRMLPQGKFHQLFRYLDQDGLKGGAQYYDGQAVYAERLCLENIVAATEAGATCLNYTEVTKLVQEGSQITQLQCEDKLTGETFTVQGSDRATIINTTGPWVDEICQRGQENGKTISISNQPKIGGTKGSHIVVPPFSGAPDTALYVEAKSDGRPFFIVPWLGMYLIGTTDLRFQGNLDQVKADNEEIDYLLQETNLIIPSAQLTRDDIKFTYSGVRPLPYTPPGQKTGSVSRKHILHDHSKEGVNNVISLIGGKLTTFRHVGEELVEAVLKKQKRKHSPCPTVKTPFPGAIVPSDEKVTATVNQYRDRVSLATLDHLFTLYGARATNVLQLTDEYPDLANPISPQLPDIKAQIVYAIRHEFAHNFIDILRRRTTIAMQLNYGLDVLPIVGDILEKYCGWSQQGVEKAQQEYYQYMTKNCIPDYVLEEKEMTATKR, from the coding sequence ATGCGAGATTTTCAAAATATTGCCAACACAAACTATGATCTGATTATTATTGGGGGAGGCGTTAATGGAGCTGCCACAGCCCGGGATGCTGCTTTGCGAGGGCTGAAGACTATTTTATTGGAAAAAAGTGACTATGCCAGTGGCACATCCAGTTGGTCAACTCGTCTCATTCATGGTGGGTTGCGCTATTTAGAATATTTCGAGTTTTCTTTAGTGCGAGAGTCGTTGCGAGAACGCGAAATTTTACTTCGTACGGCTCCCCATTTAGTGAAACCCCTGATGCTCACTGTACCTGTTTATGGAGATCGATCGCGCCCTTATTGGAAAATTCAAGCGGGAATGTTCCTCTATGATATTTTTAGCTATGATAAAACTCTTCCTTCCCATCGGATGTTACCCCAAGGGAAATTTCATCAACTTTTCCGTTATTTAGACCAAGACGGCTTAAAAGGGGGCGCACAGTATTATGATGGGCAAGCAGTTTACGCGGAACGTCTCTGTTTAGAAAATATTGTTGCGGCTACAGAAGCAGGGGCAACTTGCCTGAATTATACAGAGGTGACTAAGCTAGTGCAAGAGGGGAGCCAAATTACACAACTCCAGTGTGAGGACAAGTTAACAGGGGAAACTTTTACGGTTCAAGGCAGCGATCGCGCTACGATTATTAATACTACTGGCCCCTGGGTGGACGAAATTTGTCAACGGGGACAAGAAAACGGAAAGACAATTTCAATTAGCAATCAGCCCAAAATTGGCGGAACCAAAGGCAGCCATATTGTCGTACCCCCTTTCTCTGGCGCACCTGATACCGCCCTTTATGTGGAAGCGAAATCCGATGGTCGTCCCTTCTTTATCGTGCCGTGGTTAGGAATGTATTTAATCGGAACCACTGATTTGCGTTTTCAGGGCAATTTAGATCAAGTGAAAGCGGATAACGAGGAAATTGACTATCTGCTACAAGAGACTAACTTAATTATCCCTAGTGCCCAACTAACACGCGATGATATTAAATTTACCTACTCAGGGGTACGCCCACTTCCTTATACTCCTCCCGGACAAAAAACTGGTAGTGTTAGCCGTAAGCATATCCTGCATGATCATTCTAAGGAGGGCGTTAATAATGTGATCTCTTTAATCGGCGGAAAACTCACCACCTTCCGTCATGTGGGAGAAGAATTAGTGGAAGCTGTCTTGAAAAAGCAAAAACGGAAGCACTCTCCTTGTCCAACCGTAAAAACGCCATTTCCCGGAGCAATTGTTCCCAGTGATGAGAAAGTGACTGCAACGGTCAATCAATATCGCGATCGCGTTTCTCTTGCCACTTTAGATCATTTATTTACCCTCTACGGGGCAAGAGCCACTAATGTTTTACAATTAACAGATGAATATCCTGATCTAGCTAATCCCATTAGCCCCCAATTGCCTGATATTAAAGCACAAATTGTGTACGCTATCCGCCACGAATTTGCCCATAACTTTATTGATATCCTCCGTCGTCGTACTACTATTGCTATGCAGTTAAACTATGGTTTAGATGTGTTACCGATAGTTGGTGATATTTTAGAAAAGTATTGTGGCTGGAGTCAACAAGGAGTGGAAAAAGCACAGCAAGAGTATTACCAATATATGACAAAAAATTGCATTCCTGACTATGTCTTAGAAGAAAAAGAAATGACCGCGACCAAGAGATAA
- a CDS encoding alanine/glycine:cation symporter family protein, whose translation MMSIYLSSVQHIINTSVIAAAERLDILVQIDNIFAEIVTILKAIFFYPIFGFPIIVLWLILGGVYFTIRMGLINIRGFSHAVAVLTGQYQNQNSSDEDDEQEGEVSPFQAASTALSATVGLGSIAGSAIAIQMGGPGAIVWMIIAGFLGMSTKFVESTLGQKYRQVKPDGSVAGGPMYYLANGLGELGLGSLGTGLGFLFAIFCVLGTFGAGNMFQANQSYAALAGVLPFIAERSWFFGIIMALLVGAVILGGISRIGVVTSRLVPIVVLFYITGCLWIIGTNWQLIPEAIGTILEGAFSPGAIEGGLVGVIVQGFRRAAFSNAAGIGSSAIAHSATKSDQPVQEGLIAATEPVIDTMIVCNLTAISIVITGVYKGFAVGEATGIQLTAAAFGTVVNWFPIVLAIAVILFAFSNIVSWSYYGEQAWMFIFGEDSVILYKLLFVIFVFLGSVIELGTVLDFSDIMLIAMSVPNLIGCFLLAGQVGDDLKVYMEKLRLERAMAKSSATETTEEAEEYTESKK comes from the coding sequence ATGATGAGTATATATCTAAGTTCTGTTCAACATATCATAAATACTTCTGTTATTGCTGCAGCAGAAAGGCTGGACATTTTAGTCCAGATTGATAACATTTTTGCTGAAATTGTCACGATCTTAAAAGCCATTTTCTTTTATCCCATATTTGGCTTTCCTATTATTGTCCTCTGGTTAATTTTGGGAGGCGTTTACTTCACCATTCGCATGGGATTGATTAATATTCGCGGTTTTAGTCATGCAGTAGCCGTTCTCACAGGACAATATCAAAATCAAAATAGTAGTGATGAGGATGATGAACAGGAGGGAGAAGTTTCACCATTTCAAGCTGCCTCTACTGCCCTTTCTGCAACTGTTGGCTTAGGAAGTATTGCAGGTTCTGCTATTGCCATTCAAATGGGTGGCCCAGGGGCAATTGTTTGGATGATTATTGCGGGCTTTTTGGGAATGTCCACCAAGTTTGTAGAATCCACCCTCGGACAGAAATATCGCCAAGTTAAGCCCGATGGTAGCGTTGCCGGTGGCCCCATGTATTATCTTGCTAATGGTTTGGGAGAGTTAGGCTTAGGTTCTCTGGGCACAGGGTTGGGCTTCTTATTTGCAATTTTCTGTGTGCTAGGAACCTTTGGGGCTGGGAATATGTTTCAGGCAAACCAGTCTTATGCTGCCTTAGCAGGGGTTTTACCTTTTATCGCAGAGCGCAGTTGGTTTTTTGGTATAATCATGGCGCTATTGGTAGGCGCAGTTATTCTCGGCGGTATTAGTCGCATTGGTGTCGTTACCAGTCGCCTTGTTCCCATCGTGGTCTTGTTTTATATTACGGGCTGTCTGTGGATTATTGGTACTAATTGGCAATTGATTCCAGAGGCGATCGGAACCATTCTTGAAGGCGCGTTTTCTCCTGGGGCTATTGAAGGAGGATTAGTGGGTGTAATTGTGCAAGGATTTCGTCGCGCAGCGTTTTCTAATGCCGCTGGGATTGGATCATCGGCGATCGCGCATTCAGCAACTAAAAGTGATCAACCGGTGCAAGAAGGCTTAATTGCTGCCACAGAACCAGTTATTGACACCATGATTGTCTGTAACTTAACCGCTATTTCCATTGTTATTACTGGGGTTTATAAAGGATTTGCCGTGGGAGAAGCCACAGGAATCCAACTCACTGCTGCTGCTTTTGGCACAGTCGTCAATTGGTTTCCCATTGTTCTTGCCATTGCCGTCATTTTATTTGCTTTCTCCAATATTGTTTCTTGGAGTTACTACGGAGAACAAGCATGGATGTTTATCTTTGGAGAAGACAGCGTTATTCTCTATAAACTCTTATTTGTTATCTTTGTTTTTCTTGGCTCAGTGATTGAACTAGGAACGGTGTTAGACTTTAGTGATATCATGCTGATTGCCATGTCAGTTCCCAACTTAATTGGTTGTTTCTTACTCGCAGGTCAAGTGGGAGATGATTTAAAAGTGTATATGGAAAAACTGCGCTTAGAACGAGCGATGGCAAAAAGTTCAGCCACTGAAACCACAGAAGAAGCTGAAGAATATACCGAGTCGAAAAAGTGA
- a CDS encoding RluA family pseudouridine synthase, with translation MNNWEYRQVTIQQGKQRLDRALASHFPDLSRSRLQKLIEQGNITVDGVVVTNKKSPVQGGEEICVSLPPLQPLNLEPEFIPLDVLYEDEQLIIINKPAGLVVHPAPGNETGTLVNALLAHCDHLAGIGGVERPGIVHRLDKDTSGAIVVAKTDFSHQSLQAQIQEKTAIREYMGIVHGSPKEEIGVINLPIGRHPIHRKKMAVVEKGGRNAITHWWVEQRLGNYTLMGFRLETGRTHQIRVHCAAMGHPIVGDPVYSRGKSLYGVKLSGQILHARKLELTHPVTAEKISAIAPLPPEFTKLMN, from the coding sequence GTGAATAACTGGGAATATCGACAAGTAACGATTCAACAAGGAAAGCAACGACTCGATCGCGCTTTAGCCTCCCACTTCCCAGACTTATCTCGTTCTCGCTTACAAAAACTCATTGAACAGGGGAATATCACTGTTGATGGGGTAGTGGTAACGAATAAAAAATCTCCCGTCCAAGGTGGGGAAGAAATCTGTGTCTCTCTTCCTCCCTTACAACCTCTAAATTTAGAACCAGAGTTTATTCCTCTTGATGTTCTCTATGAAGACGAACAATTAATTATTATCAATAAACCAGCAGGGTTAGTTGTTCATCCCGCACCGGGGAATGAAACTGGCACTCTAGTTAATGCTTTACTCGCCCACTGTGACCATTTAGCAGGGATTGGCGGAGTGGAACGTCCTGGCATTGTTCATCGCTTAGATAAAGATACCAGTGGCGCGATCGTTGTGGCTAAAACTGATTTCAGTCATCAAAGTTTACAAGCCCAAATTCAAGAAAAAACCGCTATTCGCGAATATATGGGGATTGTCCATGGTTCTCCCAAAGAAGAGATTGGCGTGATTAACTTACCCATTGGTCGCCATCCTATCCATCGTAAAAAAATGGCAGTGGTAGAGAAGGGGGGAAGAAATGCGATTACCCATTGGTGGGTAGAACAGCGATTAGGGAACTATACTTTAATGGGGTTTCGTTTAGAAACTGGGCGCACCCATCAAATTCGTGTCCATTGTGCTGCCATGGGACATCCCATTGTGGGAGATCCCGTTTATAGTCGCGGTAAGTCCTTATACGGAGTGAAATTATCAGGACAAATATTACACGCGAGAAAATTAGAATTAACCCATCCTGTGACAGCAGAAAAAATCAGCGCGATCGCGCCGTTACCACCTGAATTCACTAAACTTATGAATTAG
- the sat gene encoding sulfate adenylyltransferase — MSNQLDAIAPHGGELINCIANEAEKKEFLAQADTLPRVQLDGRATSDLEMIAIGGFSPLRGFMEQKDYEQVVTDMHLENGLPWSIPVTLSVTEEEAEPLKEGGWVRLDDPQGDFIGVLELTQKYRYNKAHEATNVYRTDEEKHPGVAVIYQKGPINLAGPVWLLERKPHPLFPNYQVDPAASRAMFRDKGWRTIVGFQTRNPIHRAHEYIQKCALETVDGLFLHPLVGATKSDDIPADVRMRCYEIMINNYFPQERVILAINPAAMRYAGPREAIFHALVRKNYGCTHFIVGRDHAGVGDYYGTYDAQEIFNEFDPESLGITPMRFEHAFYCKRTKQMATTKTSPSTPEERLHLSGTKVRAMLREGQLPPEEFSRPEVAQELVKAMQAN, encoded by the coding sequence ATGAGTAACCAACTAGACGCGATCGCGCCTCATGGGGGCGAATTAATTAACTGTATTGCTAACGAAGCAGAAAAAAAAGAATTTCTAGCCCAAGCAGACACCCTTCCCCGAGTACAATTAGACGGGCGGGCAACCTCTGACCTAGAAATGATTGCGATTGGTGGGTTTAGTCCTCTCCGTGGCTTCATGGAACAAAAAGACTATGAACAGGTAGTTACGGATATGCACTTAGAGAATGGCTTACCCTGGTCAATTCCTGTTACCCTGTCCGTCACGGAAGAAGAAGCCGAACCGCTTAAGGAAGGGGGTTGGGTACGCCTTGATGATCCCCAAGGGGATTTCATTGGCGTGTTAGAACTAACTCAAAAATACCGCTATAACAAAGCCCATGAAGCGACGAATGTTTATCGCACCGATGAAGAAAAACATCCCGGAGTCGCCGTCATTTACCAAAAAGGGCCAATTAATCTAGCAGGGCCGGTTTGGCTATTAGAACGCAAACCCCATCCTCTCTTTCCGAACTATCAAGTTGATCCTGCCGCATCTCGCGCCATGTTCCGCGATAAAGGTTGGAGAACGATTGTTGGTTTTCAAACTCGTAACCCCATTCACCGCGCCCATGAATATATCCAAAAATGTGCTTTAGAAACGGTAGATGGCTTATTTTTACATCCCCTTGTTGGCGCAACCAAAAGTGATGATATTCCAGCAGATGTGCGGATGCGCTGTTACGAAATTATGATTAATAATTATTTCCCTCAAGAACGGGTCATTTTAGCGATTAATCCTGCGGCTATGCGATATGCTGGCCCCAGAGAGGCAATTTTCCATGCTTTAGTGCGGAAAAACTATGGTTGCACCCATTTCATTGTCGGGCGCGATCATGCTGGCGTTGGGGATTATTATGGCACGTATGATGCTCAAGAAATTTTCAATGAGTTTGATCCTGAGAGTTTAGGGATTACTCCCATGCGCTTTGAACACGCCTTTTATTGCAAGCGCACTAAGCAAATGGCAACGACAAAAACCAGTCCTAGTACCCCTGAAGAAAGACTACATTTATCAGGAACAAAAGTTCGGGCGATGTTACGGGAAGGACAACTGCCTCCAGAGGAGTTTTCTCGTCCTGAGGTTGCCCAAGAGTTAGTGAAAGCGATGCAGGCTAATTAA
- a CDS encoding diflavin flavoprotein, which produces MQPRDTQVLPIAPETTVYRSRTWERLKFEIEYGLQRGTTANSYLIQGEKTALLDPPGESFTEIFLESLKQRISLASIDYLILGHVNPNRAETLKAFLKLVPDVTIVCSNPAAMSLHQLLGENAVHYRVIKGEETLDLGNGHHLEFLLTPTPRWSDQLCTYDPKTKILFTDKLFGAHVCGEQIFDEGWQVYQEDRRYYFDCLMAPHASQVGTILERFKGKSANTYGTGHGPIVRYGLQALTNAYQEWITQQQQQGVKVALLYASAYGNTATIANAIARGVTKAGVAIESINCEFTDPETIKSVLQKTSGFIMGSPTLGGHAPTQVQTALGIVLSTAETSQLAGVFGSYGWSGEAIDILEQKIKDAGYRFGFDPIRVKFKPTDSTLKYCEEAGTDFAQKVKRKQKKQIARQSVSDSLAARTEQALGRVVGALCVVTAKKGELANGMLASWVSQATFSPPGLTVAVAKERAIESLMYVGSPFVLNILPEGKQLQKHFMKNYAPGEDRFANVETEEAENGCPILTQALAYIELQVENRMECGDHWLVYGVAKAGKVLDPEKVTAVHHRNSGSHY; this is translated from the coding sequence ATGCAACCGAGAGATACACAAGTTCTTCCCATTGCACCAGAAACCACCGTCTATCGATCGCGCACTTGGGAGCGTTTAAAATTTGAAATTGAATATGGGCTACAACGGGGAACAACGGCTAATTCTTATTTAATTCAGGGAGAAAAAACTGCCCTATTAGATCCCCCAGGGGAATCATTTACTGAGATATTCTTAGAGTCGCTAAAACAACGAATCTCTCTGGCTAGCATTGATTATCTCATTCTCGGTCATGTTAATCCCAATCGCGCGGAAACTCTAAAAGCCTTCTTAAAACTTGTTCCTGATGTAACGATTGTCTGTTCTAATCCAGCAGCCATGTCTCTGCATCAGTTATTAGGAGAGAATGCAGTTCACTATCGGGTGATTAAAGGGGAAGAAACGCTCGATTTAGGGAATGGTCATCATTTAGAATTTCTATTAACTCCCACGCCACGCTGGTCAGATCAGCTTTGCACCTATGATCCTAAAACCAAGATTCTGTTTACAGATAAGTTATTTGGGGCGCATGTGTGTGGGGAACAGATTTTTGATGAAGGATGGCAGGTTTATCAAGAAGATCGGCGTTACTATTTTGATTGTCTAATGGCTCCTCATGCTAGTCAAGTGGGGACGATTTTAGAGAGATTTAAAGGGAAATCAGCTAATACTTATGGAACTGGTCATGGCCCCATTGTGCGTTATGGCTTACAGGCGTTAACCAATGCCTATCAAGAATGGATTACTCAACAACAGCAACAGGGGGTTAAAGTGGCTTTACTCTATGCCTCAGCTTATGGAAATACGGCGACCATTGCTAACGCGATCGCGCGAGGAGTGACTAAAGCAGGAGTTGCCATAGAATCCATTAACTGCGAATTTACTGACCCAGAAACCATTAAATCAGTGCTACAAAAAACATCTGGCTTTATTATGGGATCGCCAACATTAGGGGGACACGCACCGACACAAGTCCAAACTGCCCTCGGGATTGTTCTTTCTACCGCAGAAACCAGCCAGTTAGCAGGGGTTTTCGGTTCTTATGGTTGGAGTGGAGAAGCCATTGATATCCTCGAACAGAAAATTAAAGATGCTGGTTATCGCTTTGGCTTTGATCCCATTCGTGTCAAATTTAAACCCACTGATAGTACCCTCAAATACTGTGAAGAAGCAGGAACGGATTTTGCCCAAAAAGTAAAACGGAAACAGAAGAAACAAATTGCCCGTCAAAGTGTCAGTGATTCTCTGGCAGCGCGAACAGAACAAGCATTAGGGCGAGTTGTCGGTGCCTTATGTGTGGTAACGGCGAAAAAAGGGGAACTGGCAAATGGAATGTTAGCCTCTTGGGTATCGCAAGCAACATTCTCCCCTCCAGGTTTAACGGTAGCGGTGGCAAAAGAACGCGCGATCGAATCATTAATGTATGTTGGGAGTCCTTTTGTCCTAAATATCCTTCCTGAAGGAAAGCAATTACAAAAGCATTTTATGAAAAATTATGCCCCAGGGGAAGATCGTTTTGCCAATGTTGAAACGGAAGAAGCAGAAAATGGTTGTCCTATTTTAACCCAAGCCCTCGCCTATATTGAATTACAAGTGGAAAATCGCATGGAATGTGGCGATCACTGGTTAGTGTATGGTGTCGCCAAAGCTGGGAAGGTATTAGATCCTGAAAAAGTAACCGCCGTTCATCATCGTAATTCAGGTAGTCATTATTAA
- a CDS encoding RNA polymerase sigma factor translates to MVASSPVKSTANSYESELLARFFAGNQQAYWQLWKLYEAEIYRYCLVWMENNVEEAEDLKQEIMCQGFSKLSQYRERLTSLRSLFMTMTRNRCRDVSRRKRAIRYFTLEGNENYPNQQLSPEEVAVREEIRESLESAIAQLPPSQSYVIRHYYLKAIPHGKIAKVLNIKPATSRKHAEKGLKKLRLIMTT, encoded by the coding sequence ATGGTTGCTTCGTCTCCCGTGAAATCTACAGCAAACTCTTATGAATCGGAACTATTAGCGCGTTTTTTTGCTGGTAATCAACAGGCTTATTGGCAATTATGGAAATTATATGAGGCAGAAATTTATCGCTATTGTTTGGTTTGGATGGAGAATAATGTGGAAGAAGCAGAAGATCTAAAACAAGAAATTATGTGTCAAGGCTTTTCTAAACTCAGTCAATATCGGGAACGATTAACCAGTTTAAGAAGTCTTTTCATGACCATGACGCGCAATCGTTGTCGAGATGTGTCCCGACGGAAACGGGCAATTCGTTACTTCACTTTAGAAGGGAATGAAAACTATCCCAATCAGCAACTATCTCCTGAGGAGGTGGCGGTACGAGAAGAAATACGAGAAAGTCTTGAAAGCGCGATCGCGCAGCTTCCCCCTTCCCAAAGCTATGTGATCCGACATTACTACTTAAAAGCCATTCCCCACGGTAAAATTGCGAAAGTTCTGAATATTAAACCGGCAACCTCTCGCAAACACGCAGAAAAAGGCTTAAAGAAATTACGGTTAATAATGACTACCTGA